In Sebaldella termitidis ATCC 33386, one DNA window encodes the following:
- a CDS encoding DUF1538 domain-containing protein: protein MIKLNQKLKEKIQEAFASVLPITAIVLILSTLMVPISIGTIVMFIAGASLLIIGMGFFSLGADMAMIPIGEATGIQLTKTKKLLLSVILCFTMGFIITIAEPDLQVLARQVPAIPNNVLILTIAAGVGVFLVIALLRVLFRVNLSLLLIIFYLIMFVLSIFVPNNFIAVAFDSGGVTTGPITVPFILAMGTGLASIRSDKDSQDDSFGFVALCSIGPILAVMLLGISYNPSDAEYGQVVIPAVETMQDVVKQFTVELPVYTKEVSLAMLPICAFFAIFQLVSRKFNKHQLGRIGIGVVYTLIGLVLFLTGVNVGFIPVGSLLGGQLADSAFKWFLIPIGMLIGYFIVAAEPAIHVLNKQVEEVSGGAIPSKAMNLCLSLGVATSVGIAMIRVLTSISIYWFLIPGYVIAIALTFYVPKIFTGIAFDSGGVASGPMTTTFLLPFAMGACETLNGNVLTDAFGIVAMVAMTPLIAIQVMGLIYKKKMAEMATESSSDDNFTEFINYDGEEDQ, encoded by the coding sequence GTGATAAAGTTGAACCAGAAACTCAAGGAAAAGATTCAAGAAGCGTTTGCATCAGTATTGCCGATTACTGCAATTGTACTGATTCTGAGTACGCTGATGGTGCCGATATCCATAGGTACCATTGTTATGTTTATAGCAGGAGCTTCCCTGCTTATCATCGGTATGGGATTTTTCTCATTGGGAGCCGATATGGCTATGATTCCTATAGGTGAAGCAACAGGAATCCAGCTTACTAAAACAAAAAAATTATTGTTATCTGTGATACTCTGTTTTACAATGGGGTTCATTATCACTATTGCCGAGCCGGATTTACAGGTACTGGCAAGACAGGTACCGGCTATTCCGAATAATGTATTAATTCTTACAATAGCAGCAGGTGTAGGGGTATTTCTTGTTATTGCCCTTCTTCGTGTATTATTCAGGGTGAATTTGTCTTTGCTGCTGATAATTTTTTATCTGATAATGTTTGTATTATCAATATTTGTTCCTAATAATTTTATAGCAGTGGCATTCGATTCGGGCGGAGTAACGACAGGCCCTATAACTGTTCCTTTTATTCTTGCTATGGGAACCGGTCTTGCATCGATTCGTAGTGATAAGGACTCGCAGGATGACAGTTTCGGTTTTGTGGCATTATGTAGTATAGGGCCTATTCTCGCAGTTATGCTGCTGGGAATAAGCTATAATCCAAGTGATGCCGAATACGGGCAGGTAGTGATACCTGCAGTAGAAACAATGCAGGATGTAGTAAAGCAGTTTACGGTAGAATTACCGGTATATACAAAAGAAGTATCACTGGCAATGCTTCCTATATGTGCTTTTTTTGCAATATTTCAGCTTGTGTCAAGAAAATTCAATAAACATCAGCTTGGAAGAATTGGAATAGGTGTTGTTTATACACTTATTGGTCTTGTGTTATTTCTTACCGGCGTAAATGTAGGGTTTATTCCTGTGGGAAGTCTGCTCGGAGGACAGCTTGCCGATTCAGCCTTTAAATGGTTCTTGATTCCGATAGGAATGCTTATAGGATATTTTATAGTTGCTGCCGAGCCGGCTATTCACGTACTTAATAAACAGGTAGAGGAAGTTTCCGGCGGTGCTATCCCGTCAAAGGCAATGAATCTCTGTCTTTCATTGGGAGTGGCAACATCAGTGGGAATAGCTATGATAAGAGTATTAACAAGCATATCGATTTACTGGTTTCTTATACCGGGCTATGTAATAGCCATAGCACTGACATTTTATGTTCCCAAAATTTTTACAGGAATAGCATTTGACAGTGGAGGCGTAGCAAGCGGACCTATGACAACAACATTTCTGCTTCCATTTGCAATGGGTGCCTGTGAAACACTGAATGGAAATGTACTTACAGATGCGTTCGGAATTGTAGCCATGGTTGCTATGACTCCGCTTATAGCCATTCAGGTAATGGGACTTATTTATAAAAAGAAAATGGCTGAAATGGCAACAGAAAGTTCATCTGATGATAATTTTACGGAATTTATTAATTATGACGGGGAGGAGGATCAGTAA
- a CDS encoding ABC transporter ATP-binding protein, whose product MNIIEIKQLTKIYKLFEKEAGFRGSLKSLFNRKYTEKKAVSEFDLTVEKGEFIGLIGRNGAGKTTLIKMLTGIIAPSSGNLSVLGYSPNKLENEFKKRYAVVMGQKSQLFFELTPADTFILFKELYDIPDEEYRKNIEYFTELFDAAKYMNVQVRTLSLGERMKMELITALLHNPEILFLDEPTIGLDAVAQKQIRYFLKEINRTKGTTIILTSHYMEDIKSLCKRCVVIENSRKIYDGKTDILFEKFQLYKKITVSFEEETDVKLPEDFEILEKTPYKMSFIMPKEKARGIIKEFFENYKVKDIAIEEEDIGNVVERIYKEGSGSYYE is encoded by the coding sequence ATGAATATTATAGAAATAAAACAATTAACAAAAATATATAAGCTTTTTGAAAAAGAAGCAGGTTTCAGAGGCAGCTTGAAATCACTCTTTAATAGAAAATATACAGAGAAAAAAGCAGTGTCAGAGTTTGATCTGACTGTGGAAAAAGGAGAATTTATAGGGCTGATCGGCCGGAACGGTGCAGGAAAAACTACACTAATAAAAATGCTTACAGGGATTATAGCGCCAAGCTCGGGGAATCTTTCAGTATTGGGATATTCGCCTAATAAGCTTGAAAATGAATTTAAGAAAAGATATGCTGTGGTTATGGGGCAGAAAAGCCAGCTGTTTTTTGAGCTTACTCCTGCCGATACATTTATTTTATTTAAGGAATTATATGATATTCCTGATGAAGAGTACAGAAAGAACATAGAATATTTTACGGAATTATTTGATGCAGCAAAATATATGAATGTTCAGGTAAGGACTCTTTCGCTGGGAGAAAGAATGAAAATGGAGTTAATAACTGCTCTTTTGCATAATCCCGAAATTCTGTTTCTTGATGAGCCTACAATAGGGCTTGATGCTGTGGCACAAAAGCAGATACGTTATTTTCTGAAAGAGATAAACAGAACAAAAGGAACCACAATTATTCTGACATCACATTATATGGAGGATATAAAAAGTCTTTGTAAAAGATGTGTTGTAATAGAAAACAGCAGAAAAATTTATGACGGAAAAACAGATATTTTATTTGAAAAATTTCAGCTGTATAAGAAGATAACGGTTTCTTTTGAAGAGGAAACTGATGTAAAGCTGCCGGAAGATTTTGAAATTTTGGAAAAAACACCTTATAAAATGTCATTTATAATGCCAAAAGAAAAAGCCCGGGGAATTATAAAAGAATTTTTTGAAAATTATAAGGTAAAAGATATAGCAATAGAAGAAGAAGACATAGGAAACGTTGTAGAGCGTATTTATAAGGAAGGAAGCGGGAGCTATTATGAATAA
- a CDS encoding ABC transporter permease: protein MNNKITEKNENGFLLINKFIYEIKKYCEVAKINFKGCIIWRFDILANLLLTVTKITFAYILWKAVFGENDVIGGFTFYSMLTYYVTGAFLSGADMSKKISTEICTRVISGTFSKYIIIPVNIQIYFMAQNFGRLIFYLLLNMISLFTWIFILQISFSFTNNMYYLGTAAVMALLGLIFMTEFQFFIGILSFKFLEISMFRIIVDNIMVFITGAAIPLSLLPEAVTAVMRIFPFYYIIYLPSMLAIGRNGNEALSGLIIIFAWVLVFFIINNLLYKRLRVLFEGVGI, encoded by the coding sequence ATGAATAATAAAATTACTGAAAAAAATGAAAATGGATTTTTACTAATTAATAAATTTATATATGAAATAAAAAAATACTGTGAAGTAGCAAAAATTAATTTTAAGGGCTGTATAATATGGAGATTTGATATTTTGGCAAATCTTTTACTGACTGTTACAAAGATTACATTTGCATATATTTTATGGAAAGCAGTTTTTGGCGAAAATGATGTGATAGGCGGGTTTACTTTTTATTCTATGCTTACATATTATGTAACAGGAGCATTTTTATCCGGAGCTGATATGTCAAAGAAAATAAGCACTGAGATATGTACAAGGGTTATAAGCGGAACTTTTTCAAAATATATTATAATTCCTGTTAATATTCAGATATATTTTATGGCACAGAATTTCGGAAGACTGATTTTTTATCTGCTGCTAAACATGATTTCATTATTTACATGGATTTTTATTTTGCAGATAAGCTTTTCTTTTACAAATAATATGTATTATCTTGGGACAGCAGCAGTAATGGCACTGCTGGGTCTTATATTTATGACGGAGTTTCAGTTTTTTATAGGAATTTTATCATTTAAATTTCTGGAAATATCGATGTTTAGAATAATAGTAGATAATATAATGGTTTTTATAACTGGTGCGGCAATTCCACTTTCACTGCTGCCGGAAGCAGTAACGGCAGTTATGCGGATCTTTCCGTTTTATTATATTATTTATCTTCCTTCCATGCTTGCTATAGGAAGAAACGGTAATGAGGCATTATCAGGGCTTATTATAATTTTTGCATGGGTATTGGTATTTTTTATTATAAATAATCTTTTGTATAAAAGATTAAGAGTATTATTTGAAGGAGTAGGGATATGA
- a CDS encoding ABC transporter permease, protein MIIKNLRFIFTLLKLKFSRMMVFRFDFFGAFFVDSSLFILQLLMFEAIYSSVDSIGGFRRGDMIIFIGTFSLINAINMTIFFFGTYDIPRKIREGELDYYITKPVNPLFRMTFENINPGSFPLIIASGFIIFYGISVLDLKISAVGMAVYMIWVLMMTLLWYDISIILRTVSFFTFSSAAMEQLEENLLPLNMKLPGVAYKGIFRFLFYFVFPYGIMATFPTQYLTGTLSWLGMVYGAVLTCCFTLFMLWFWKTGLRNYKSASS, encoded by the coding sequence ATGATTATAAAAAATTTACGATTTATATTTACATTATTAAAACTGAAATTTTCAAGAATGATGGTATTCAGATTTGATTTTTTCGGGGCATTTTTTGTGGATAGTTCTTTATTTATACTTCAGCTGCTTATGTTTGAGGCAATTTATTCCAGCGTGGATTCTATAGGAGGCTTTCGGCGAGGCGACATGATTATATTTATAGGGACTTTCTCACTGATAAATGCAATTAATATGACAATATTTTTCTTTGGAACTTATGATATTCCAAGAAAAATAAGAGAGGGGGAGCTTGATTATTATATTACAAAACCTGTAAATCCATTATTCAGAATGACTTTTGAAAATATAAATCCCGGATCATTTCCTTTGATTATTGCAAGCGGATTTATAATATTTTACGGGATTTCGGTTCTTGATTTGAAAATCAGTGCAGTCGGTATGGCTGTTTATATGATATGGGTATTGATGATGACACTTCTTTGGTATGATATATCAATTATATTAAGAACAGTTTCATTTTTTACATTTTCAAGTGCTGCTATGGAACAGCTGGAAGAAAATCTGCTGCCGCTTAATATGAAGCTTCCGGGTGTGGCATATAAAGGAATATTCAGATTTTTATTTTATTTTGTATTTCCGTACGGGATAATGGCGACATTTCCTACGCAGTATCTTACGGGAACTTTATCATGGCTTGGAATGGTTTATGGTGCAGTGCTGACCTGCTGTTTTACTTTATTTATGCTGTGGTTCTGGAAAACCGGACTTAGGAATTACAAGAGTGCGAGCAGTTAG
- a CDS encoding MBL fold metallo-hydrolase, whose translation MKKIILLLSILFISVLHADTVKIQKTQVPGYYRFMVGSYEVTSIYDGYSNLPLDTYKGIDAANAEAIIKKEYSHISGSGKNFSFKVSVNTFLINTGKELILVDTGSGNSMGPATGAVKKNIEMAGYKPEDITKIIFTHLHPDHVGGLSEGGKQVYPNAVIYANEKEMDFWMNNSDFNKEFKDILNTYKNNKKYKALKDGAEIAAGIKGVLLPGHTIGHMGYEITSGGQKLLIWGDITHGYEVQFANPDVTTAYDYDQNQAKETRKALMKKVSDEGTMTAGSHLPFPGLGHVAPNADGKGYRWIPVQYVPLD comes from the coding sequence ATGAAAAAAATCATATTATTATTGAGTATTTTGTTTATTTCTGTTTTACATGCTGACACTGTAAAAATACAGAAAACACAGGTTCCGGGATATTACAGGTTTATGGTGGGGAGTTATGAAGTAACATCGATTTATGACGGGTACTCAAATCTGCCGTTAGATACATATAAGGGAATAGATGCGGCAAATGCCGAGGCAATTATAAAAAAAGAATATTCTCATATTTCAGGCAGCGGAAAAAACTTTAGTTTTAAGGTATCTGTAAATACGTTTCTTATTAATACAGGAAAGGAACTGATATTAGTAGATACAGGTTCCGGAAATTCTATGGGTCCTGCAACAGGAGCAGTTAAGAAAAATATAGAAATGGCGGGATATAAACCGGAGGATATTACCAAAATCATATTTACACATCTTCATCCTGACCATGTAGGAGGACTGTCGGAAGGCGGAAAACAGGTCTACCCCAATGCAGTTATCTATGCAAATGAGAAAGAAATGGATTTTTGGATGAATAATTCCGATTTTAACAAGGAATTTAAAGATATTCTGAATACTTATAAAAATAATAAAAAATATAAGGCTTTGAAAGATGGTGCAGAAATTGCAGCCGGAATAAAGGGAGTTTTATTACCCGGGCATACAATAGGTCATATGGGATATGAGATAACTTCAGGCGGGCAAAAACTCCTTATCTGGGGAGATATTACACATGGTTATGAAGTCCAGTTTGCAAATCCTGATGTAACAACAGCTTATGACTATGATCAGAATCAGGCAAAAGAAACAAGAAAGGCCCTTATGAAAAAGGTTTCGGATGAGGGAACAATGACAGCAGGTTCTCATCTTCCTTTTCCGGGACTGGGACATGTAGCTCCAAATGCTGACGGCAAAGGATATCGTTGGATTCCTGTGCAGTATGTCCCTTTGGATTAA
- a CDS encoding outer membrane beta-barrel protein, translating into MKKLLLAFSILALGSFSFANERSGPQIEGRVGWSFNKNYDNDYDTDSKGMEFAEGGVEFRKAGIGSLENLELGVGGSFMYDNGTRHTVNDYSSIPLYGVVRYNIININDSIMPYVKGHLGYSINSLSDNVYNSQGGRVDGDMKGGLYYGVGIGVELYGFTVELMYRGINAEFKQDDKYDYYDGETKANKTSLGLSIGYNVSCLINPAACYESAFKQPDYILVK; encoded by the coding sequence ATGAAAAAATTATTATTAGCTTTTAGCATTTTAGCATTAGGCAGTTTTTCTTTTGCAAATGAAAGAAGCGGGCCGCAGATTGAAGGAAGGGTAGGCTGGAGCTTTAACAAAAATTATGACAATGATTACGATACTGATTCAAAAGGAATGGAATTTGCAGAAGGCGGGGTAGAGTTTAGAAAAGCCGGAATAGGAAGTCTTGAAAATTTAGAATTAGGTGTCGGAGGTTCATTTATGTATGATAACGGAACAAGACATACAGTAAATGATTATTCGTCTATACCGCTTTACGGTGTGGTAAGATATAACATAATAAATATTAATGACAGTATTATGCCGTATGTAAAAGGTCATCTGGGTTATTCGATAAATTCTCTTTCAGATAATGTCTATAATTCACAGGGAGGACGTGTAGACGGGGATATGAAAGGCGGACTTTATTATGGTGTTGGTATAGGAGTAGAACTGTACGGATTTACTGTTGAATTGATGTATAGAGGAATTAATGCAGAGTTTAAACAGGATGATAAATATGATTACTATGATGGTGAAACAAAAGCTAATAAAACATCATTGGGACTAAGTATAGGGTATAATGTATCCTGTCTTATTAATCCTGCTGCATGCTACGAAAGTGCATTTAAGCAGCCTGATTATATTCTGGTAAAATAG
- a CDS encoding phage tail sheath family protein — translation MALEHGIYTREIDTAGFSMVSVDTAIPFIVGTAPINMKDTKNVNNVVFCNNLAEFTEAFGSSNNLMDYTLVQAAKVYFTLYGVGPVFMVNVLDPKKHASAVITEEVAVTDKKAVIETEGILQNTLKVTNKASSAELVKGTDYYVSYDEDGYVEIYLVNEADIKVEYKKLDPSKVTKEDIIGGVDPVTYDRKGLELIHEAFVKYRKTVGVVMAPGYSHLSDVIAVMETKTKNISGAFQAHAIIDCPADKKYKEIPEWKNSLNIVDEDIIGTYGLVRLGDEYYYQSLHLGALMASVDNKAGGVPSESPSNKNYKMDGLFIKTADGFEKINLDLTQANYLNENGIVTALNFVNGWTSWGNYNTCYPSRTDIKDSYVPVKRMFKWAANTLILSTWQFIDRKFTNVLRDSINMTVEDWLKTLTGNHLYDAKIELREESNSLTDMQKGKFTWHIDFSPILPFQAGVYELEYNLNDITNYYFK, via the coding sequence ATGGCGTTAGAACATGGAATTTATACGAGAGAGATAGATACGGCAGGCTTTTCAATGGTTTCTGTTGATACAGCCATTCCGTTTATAGTGGGGACTGCCCCTATTAATATGAAAGATACAAAGAATGTAAATAATGTAGTATTCTGCAATAACCTTGCAGAATTTACAGAAGCATTCGGGTCATCGAATAATCTTATGGATTACACACTAGTACAGGCTGCGAAGGTATATTTTACACTTTATGGTGTAGGGCCGGTATTTATGGTAAATGTACTTGACCCGAAAAAGCATGCTTCTGCTGTAATAACTGAGGAAGTGGCAGTTACTGACAAGAAAGCTGTAATTGAAACAGAAGGGATACTGCAGAATACATTAAAAGTAACAAATAAAGCGAGTTCTGCAGAGCTTGTAAAAGGAACTGACTATTATGTTTCTTATGATGAAGACGGATATGTAGAAATTTATCTTGTAAATGAAGCAGATATAAAAGTGGAATACAAAAAGCTTGATCCTTCAAAGGTAACAAAAGAGGATATAATCGGCGGGGTTGATCCTGTGACTTATGACAGAAAAGGTCTGGAATTAATTCATGAGGCATTTGTAAAATACAGAAAAACTGTAGGTGTAGTAATGGCTCCGGGATATTCGCATCTTTCTGATGTAATTGCAGTAATGGAAACAAAGACAAAGAATATAAGCGGTGCTTTTCAGGCTCATGCGATTATTGATTGTCCTGCTGATAAAAAATACAAAGAAATTCCTGAGTGGAAAAACAGCCTGAACATCGTAGATGAAGATATAATAGGGACTTACGGACTTGTAAGACTTGGTGACGAGTATTATTACCAGTCGCTTCACTTAGGTGCCCTGATGGCTTCTGTGGATAATAAAGCAGGCGGAGTTCCTTCTGAATCACCGTCAAATAAAAACTATAAAATGGATGGATTATTTATAAAAACAGCTGATGGTTTTGAAAAAATAAATCTTGACCTTACACAGGCAAATTATCTGAATGAAAACGGTATTGTAACTGCATTAAACTTCGTAAACGGATGGACTTCATGGGGGAACTACAATACATGCTATCCTTCAAGAACAGATATAAAGGATTCTTATGTTCCTGTAAAAAGAATGTTCAAATGGGCTGCAAATACATTGATATTAAGTACATGGCAGTTTATAGACAGAAAATTTACAAATGTATTAAGAGATTCTATTAATATGACAGTGGAAGACTGGCTGAAAACATTAACAGGAAATCACCTGTATGATGCAAAGATAGAATTAAGAGAGGAAAGCAATTCTCTTACTGATATGCAGAAAGGTAAATTTACATGGCATATAGATTTTAGTCCGATTCTGCCGTTCCAGGCCGGAGTTTATGAATTGGAATATAACTTGAACGATATTACAAATTATTATTTTAAATAG
- a CDS encoding phage major tail tube protein gives MSTNVPAAINAAKVYVDGSNEVTGIAEVTLPELKFMVAEIEGFDIAGKIEEPIIGSTDVMDLVMKFSAINGDISNINDQQAHTFHLRAAQQHIDSATGNAVLKGLKVDIKGKVKEFKGGTVKAGEKTETEIVISCLAYKVTLDGKEIINIDKLGFKSSINGVDQAKRFQSLLS, from the coding sequence ATGAGTACAAATGTACCTGCAGCGATTAATGCTGCAAAAGTATACGTAGACGGAAGCAACGAAGTAACAGGAATAGCAGAGGTTACACTTCCTGAATTAAAATTTATGGTGGCTGAAATAGAGGGCTTTGATATAGCCGGTAAAATAGAAGAGCCTATAATAGGGTCTACAGATGTAATGGATCTTGTAATGAAATTTTCAGCTATAAACGGGGATATTTCAAATATAAATGATCAGCAGGCACATACATTTCATTTGAGAGCAGCTCAGCAGCATATTGATTCTGCTACGGGAAATGCCGTTTTAAAAGGTCTTAAAGTAGATATAAAAGGAAAAGTAAAGGAATTCAAAGGCGGAACCGTAAAAGCCGGAGAAAAAACTGAAACTGAAATAGTTATTTCTTGTCTTGCATATAAAGTAACTTTGGACGGAAAAGAGATCATAAATATAGATAAATTAGGATTTAAGAGCAGTATAAACGGTGTGGATCAGGCTAAGAGATTCCAGAGTCTGTTAAGCTAG
- a CDS encoding phage tail assembly protein: MEIKLEKAYDINGEMTDTIELDFDKLTGRQLIQLEKEFKKENKGELILVANNAFAAKVAAFCAGVKEDDILDFSGKDFTTVTTEVTVFLNS; this comes from the coding sequence ATGGAAATTAAATTGGAAAAAGCATATGACATTAACGGGGAAATGACAGATACTATCGAGCTGGATTTTGATAAGCTCACAGGAAGACAGCTTATACAGCTGGAAAAAGAATTTAAGAAGGAAAACAAAGGGGAGTTAATATTAGTGGCGAATAATGCTTTTGCAGCTAAGGTAGCAGCTTTTTGTGCGGGAGTGAAGGAAGATGATATTCTTGATTTTTCCGGGAAAGACTTTACTACAGTAACAACAGAGGTAACCGTTTTTTTGAATTCATAA
- a CDS encoding tail protein X: MDKKLDVYYTKEGDTWDKIAYNVYNDELLYIDLMLANVLLIDIAVFDANIPVICPDIKPTNNANLPPWKQ; the protein is encoded by the coding sequence TTGGATAAGAAACTGGATGTGTATTATACGAAAGAAGGAGATACATGGGATAAAATTGCTTATAACGTTTATAATGACGAACTTCTGTATATCGATCTTATGCTGGCAAATGTTCTGCTTATTGATATAGCAGTATTTGATGCAAATATTCCCGTGATATGCCCTGACATAAAACCGACAAACAATGCAAACCTGCCGCCTTGGAAGCAATAG
- a CDS encoding phage late control D family protein: MESRETLLVITYNGKDISTDIQPYIQSFSYHDNSKLEIDDIDLSLENIDKRWFGEEWFPEDGDSITASIVKRRWDDELIEETLPCGKFYVDQIDFYPGSVSIKALAIPSAGNLTKQENSKGWEKISLKNIAMDICNKHSMKLEFYSEKDETFERIDQDKETDLAFLTRICTDQGLNLKATENKVVVFDKEEFYEKEAVISVSSLDTDMIIDYKFSHTTKEIYDKVEVSYYDPEKKKLVRETYTKDELEEKRNKEREAEKKKESSKASQRGQSKNQKSSKGSGPTKKINGTGGSKKAKAAMDEKNKEKETASMTLRGNFSLLAGQNVELTDFGKFSGKYAIEKSTHSLSGAYTTDIELKRIKE; encoded by the coding sequence ATGGAATCAAGGGAAACACTGCTTGTTATTACTTATAACGGCAAGGATATAAGTACAGATATTCAGCCGTATATTCAGTCATTCAGCTATCATGACAATTCCAAGCTTGAAATCGATGATATAGATTTATCTCTGGAAAATATTGATAAAAGATGGTTTGGAGAAGAATGGTTTCCTGAAGACGGTGACAGTATAACAGCATCTATTGTAAAAAGAAGATGGGATGACGAGCTCATAGAAGAGACGCTTCCCTGTGGAAAATTTTATGTAGACCAGATTGATTTTTATCCGGGCTCTGTGAGCATAAAAGCTCTTGCCATACCTTCTGCGGGAAATCTGACTAAACAGGAAAACAGCAAAGGCTGGGAAAAAATTTCTCTTAAGAATATAGCAATGGATATTTGTAATAAACATAGCATGAAGCTTGAATTTTATTCTGAAAAAGATGAGACTTTTGAAAGGATAGATCAGGATAAAGAAACAGATCTGGCATTTTTGACTCGGATATGCACAGATCAGGGGCTAAATCTAAAAGCTACGGAAAACAAAGTTGTTGTATTTGATAAAGAAGAATTTTATGAAAAGGAAGCAGTCATATCAGTATCTAGTTTAGATACTGATATGATAATAGATTATAAATTTTCTCATACTACTAAAGAAATTTATGACAAAGTAGAAGTCAGTTATTATGATCCTGAGAAGAAAAAGCTGGTGAGGGAAACTTATACCAAAGACGAGCTTGAAGAAAAGAGAAATAAAGAAAGAGAAGCTGAGAAAAAAAAGGAAAGTTCAAAAGCTTCGCAAAGAGGTCAGAGTAAAAATCAGAAAAGCAGCAAAGGTTCAGGTCCTACAAAAAAGATAAACGGAACCGGCGGAAGCAAAAAAGCCAAAGCCGCAATGGACGAAAAAAATAAAGAAAAAGAAACGGCAAGTATGACACTCCGCGGGAATTTCAGTCTTTTGGCAGGACAAAATGTAGAACTTACAGATTTCGGGAAATTCAGCGGAAAATATGCCATAGAAAAATCAACTCACAGTTTGAGCGGAGCTTATACGACAGATATTGAATTAAAGAGGATAAAAGAATGA
- a CDS encoding phage baseplate assembly protein V, whose protein sequence is MNIEDIIRVGNVDSINAQNGTVRVRFPDRDDKVSKELKVIYHKTHQDKSYFIPEINEIVLCVFLPGTQEEGFVLGAFYNQEDTVPVSDPNKAAWYFSDGGIIEYDRAAGNLLINAISKVEIKAPEVEITAGNITLNGNVKVSENLEVSGSSKLKDVKAESVDASGGVKKGGALYIHP, encoded by the coding sequence ATGAATATAGAAGATATTATCAGAGTGGGAAATGTAGACAGCATAAATGCCCAGAACGGCACTGTAAGAGTAAGATTTCCCGACAGAGACGATAAGGTGTCAAAGGAGCTTAAGGTAATTTATCATAAGACACATCAGGATAAATCATATTTTATACCTGAAATCAATGAGATAGTATTATGTGTATTTCTGCCCGGCACTCAGGAGGAAGGCTTTGTTTTGGGAGCTTTTTATAATCAGGAGGATACTGTGCCTGTTTCTGACCCGAATAAAGCTGCCTGGTATTTTTCAGACGGAGGAATAATAGAATATGACAGGGCAGCAGGAAATCTGCTTATAAATGCCATAAGCAAAGTAGAAATAAAAGCGCCTGAAGTGGAAATAACAGCGGGAAATATTACTCTGAACGGAAATGTAAAAGTTTCTGAAAATCTGGAAGTTTCAGGCTCTTCAAAATTAAAAGACGTAAAAGCAGAAAGTGTGGATGCATCAGGCGGTGTAAAGAAAGGCGGGGCACTGTATATTCATCCGTAA
- a CDS encoding phage tail protein, with the protein MQIGSFGDVIFRVEEENILTIKAMSREKKSRWEEAQILNDLSFLEFRGRDLTTVSLDIQLIETSKMKIVDTLNTLNNMLENGENHELILGNTLIGEFPFVLESMSEKFEKHQEQFQHVELSITLKEYRDNQKSLKQIREERNKKQNTEQVSEGTIMAEQTEVSRNV; encoded by the coding sequence ATGCAGATTGGATCTTTTGGAGATGTTATATTTCGTGTAGAAGAAGAAAATATACTGACAATAAAGGCAATGAGCAGGGAGAAAAAATCCAGATGGGAAGAAGCCCAGATACTAAACGATTTGTCATTTTTGGAATTCCGCGGAAGGGATCTGACGACAGTCAGTCTGGATATACAGCTAATAGAAACTTCCAAAATGAAAATAGTAGATACGCTTAATACATTAAATAATATGCTGGAAAACGGCGAGAATCACGAACTGATTCTCGGAAATACACTGATAGGGGAATTTCCGTTTGTACTGGAGAGCATGTCGGAAAAATTTGAAAAACATCAGGAGCAGTTTCAGCATGTAGAGTTATCAATAACCTTGAAAGAATATAGGGACAATCAGAAAAGCTTGAAACAGATAAGGGAAGAAAGAAATAAAAAACAGAATACCGAACAGGTTTCTGAAGGAACAATAATGGCTGAACAGACTGAGGTGAGCAGAAATGTATGA